The DNA segment TTCTTGATCAGGGGCTTTATGCTTCACTTAATAgctatttaatacaaaatattaaattttgtatttttccttgacatctgcttttgctttttcttaatACAGAGATATTGTGCTCTGACCACCAAAAAAGTTGTATactgtaaagatgttttattattattattattattattattattattattattattattattattattattattattattattattattattattattattactaactTTTTACTGTGCAGGATCTAAATTAGCAAAGAAATATCTTCTTCTGTGACCTTGTTGGAGCATGTCAGCATCCAGGGACATCAAAAATAGGCCTGAGACCTAATATGGATCGTAGCCTACAGGTTAAAGCTACACTGCTCAAATTATGCACACAATTCAAAAGGGAACAGCTATACTATTAGATGGTACTCagaataatttaattgtttagGCTACATGCTAATTACTGACCTTTGATACctgatttatatatttacaaagcGTAAGGTATACTTTTAGATGTTGGATCAAGTTTGTTCACTTATGTTTACTAGTGTAGTTACTCGATTAGACCACTAGAGGACAATAAATCCAAAGAAACTGCCTTATTTCATCTTTGTTCTTATACCTTAACAGGATTTCTAAGAGTGAATTTTGTAAcagttatgaataaaataaatcttaggAGAAGAGCAATTTGTGTTTTAGTGTGCTCTGACCTCtaccaaaacaaaagttttttcaaaagtgaaaaataataagGTCAGATAAGATTATCTTTCTGTTACATTAccataatttttattctttatttgtagttttcccACTCAGTTGATGTAACTAACACCGCAGAAGCAGCTGAGCTGCTTGGTCCTAAAATAACCTCAACAAGATGGAGCAGCAAGGCTAAATTTGTCAAGCCTCTGGGTCAACTCTTGTGTTTCAGTAACCTCAATATCGCTGGCATCCAAACCCTATCACTATGCTAGAAACTCCAAGATGAAATAGTTACAAGATCCGTTCTTTAGATTTGTATTATCATTATTGTATTCCTGGCATACTAAGGTGCAGCCTGTCTGAGCCTAATGTATTGGGCTGCTGTCTCCAGGAGAAGAATAATCATCTGCCATAAGGAGTTTTAAAAGATGACAGCTGAACCAGTCTGCAGTTAAATTACCTGCAGTAAAAATATCTCGCTAAATGTTAACTATTAAACATTCTAGGTCACATTTGTctaaatacttaaatatataAACCACTGATCAGTTTGAAATTTTTcatcaattcatttttttatgaatttagcATTGATGCATATTGAACTTCTCTGACATGGTTTTTACTCATTCTTGCATTATGTTAATTTTATCTTTGCATATTTTGAGCGATCAGGGAAAAATTTTGCACTCATTGGTAGTGATAACTCctcaacaaacacaaatacagctCAAATCATTTGAACACTgtgaaaaagttacttttgtcaaTCATTTCAGGAAGCgaaacatgtaaaaaacttTTGTAGTTTTGATGCTATGGTATACAGATACTAAAGAACCAAATTTCAGTGTCTTGGAAAACGTGAATATTAAATAAGAGCAATAAAAGAAGATATTTTTCACAGATATGTAAAGTTTATGAAAAGTATGCTAATTTCAGTACTTGGTTGGGTCTACTTTTGCATAAAATACTGCAAGCCTTCAGGTCATCTTCATTGCTGGGTCTGGCATTTCTCGTCTTCCTCTTGATAACGCTCATAAACTCTCAGTATCGTTGAGCTCAGATGAGTTTACAGGTCATTGGCTGATCAAGCGCAGTAACAGCATGATGACTGAACTACCTTTAACAGAGTGAACCCGGAAAAGAAATCAACATCGCCATTAAACTTGTCAGTGGAAGCATGAAACCTCCTGGTAGGCTCTCTACACTTCATCCAGACTCTGGACATTAATTTTCACATGCAATTCAAACTTTTCTTTGATCTAAAAAGAAGACTTTTGACCCCTCAGCAACAGTTCAGCTCTATTTCTCCTTAAATGCTTTTGTCATTTATTCTGGTTCAGGAGAGGCTTGATATCAGGAATGCAACATTTGTAGCCCATGTCTAGGATTTTTCTGAGTGTAATAGCTCCTTATGCACTGGCCTCAGACTTACTCCACTCCTTGTGAAGTCCCctctaaattttgttttgactgtcAGTTACAATAAATAAGTTTCGCTTTCTGAAACAAgtgacaaaaactttgaaacCTTGTTGTTAGACAGACATCTTACTAGTGACACACTAATTAACAGATTTAGCATTTGACACAACCAGTTGCAATGGACagctaaaaatctaaaaattagtTTCCTAGTATTGTGCTAAATTGGTTCAAATTCCAAAGCGAAAGTCAGGATTTAGTTTGTGTTAATGGCAATTTTCAATCTAAGTTAGCAACAATTACATTCGGGTTTCCTCAATCACCTTTCTAAgactaattttattaaatatctgcATGATCCTATTAGCCCAAATTACAGAGTAATATCGTACAGGTTGCCACTTATGCTGATGACACAGCTCAAAACACTTGTTTCATCACACCAATTAATGATTAACTGTCCATAAAATCGTGAGCACTTGGGCCAGAAATTCATCCAGCCCAGTGCAGCAAATAGGTCCTTAAATAATGAAAGGTGAGGTCAGACTCGATGCCTAGAAGAGTAAAGGCATGACAGAAATCTAGGTTATAGACCCTGCCTTATATTTTCACAACCACATAAAAACGACTTCTAATTTAAGCtcatgcaacttttaaaatattgcaagaaTTATGTTTCAGAACGAGACACAGCAAAATTTGTGCATGGCTTGTActagtttctatttttaattatgtcctTAAGAGCATAAAAAAGTAGGCAGCTGCAGTTCATCCCAAATTCTGCTGCTAGCGTCTTAACACAAAGAGACAAACACATTCTACAATAGCATTGGGTCTCTGTTTTGAAAAGGAGTGACTTATCACTTTATTCTATCTAGTAATCTTTTACCTAAACTTTTAACGGTAAGGCATGTCCATTTAATTTTCAATGTTATAATGCATTTCTTAGCCACAGTAACAAActtcaaattgttttgttaacaAATCAAAAAGTTTGTGTCAGTTTGTCTTGCCTTTCGAATTAAAAAATAGTTCCACATGCATGACTATCACCAAATGAGGGCATTTTACTCATCTGCCAGGATTAttaagtataaatatataagtTAACAGTTGagtaagatgtgtgttttaaatcaTATAATGCAAAAGTGACACAATTTCaccataataaaaacaaaaccagaaattaaattatttattgatataaacACATAGATGTTACATGTAGTTCTAATATGAGGAACAGTAAATTCAATTGAGTAAGACTGGGAAGTTGTTTAAGTAGTACATTGTTTGAAGAGGTCATAAGATAATAGTTATTAATGAGAGTATTCTTGTGCAAAACAAATTGTAGACATGGATGTGgactcaatgtttttgttgtaggCATGAAGCGATGACAAAAATTGTTCATCTTAGTAGATGTTACTCGGTAAGACGTCAGAGGCTAAAACCCGTTGGCAAATGAATCACCAGCCATAGATAGAAGTTCTTCCAGGAATCCAACTGATCCTGTGATGACAGAGAGATAACCTGAACTTTAACATTTGCTTTAATTGTTGTGGACACCGGCTTTAGAAACACCTAAAGTGACACACACCTTATACTGCAAAGACCTTACCCTCTGCTCCTAATTTTAGGATTGCAAcagaacaacagcaaaaaacagGTGTTTAGTGATCTGAGGATATTTCCTGCAATTTAGAAGTATATGCAGAATATTTATACACAACATCAGCTCCTTAAAACACTTTATATTAACACTAATTGTCCTTGTATCAGTATGAAGAAAAGATCTTGCATGTTAAATTACTGTATGTTCTGAAATACATTCTTGTCACTGCTGCTGAGTCTTGGAAATGTGATTAAGTCACCTGACTGAGTGCAGCGGGAGACATTACAGATTTAATTTATGGGTGCTCCTGCTTAGACCCTGTCAGTGGGAGAGGCCAACTATTCCAAGTTTAGTGACCTCCATGTATGGACAGTCTTCTCCATTTAAGTCATAGAGGAAGCTGGAGCTCCCTCAGCTCATATATATGTGTCACTTGAACTAGATggagttttacagttttatttgcatGGCATGTGGGTGATAAAGATCCAGGTACAACTGCCGCAGACCTATTTTGAACTCACTTCCATACATAGTGAGGATAAAAATTAGGCAAAAACAGAATTCAGATCATTTTATCACCTGTGTTAGTGAAGATGTCAATCTATTTCTTGTCCCCGTCTGGAATTGCTGGCTCTGTTAAACAGAAAGTTCAagttatttacagttgaaacttAAACATTGACGCAAACACAAAGCACATGTTTAATGAATAAACTCAAAGCGATGGTTAAACCTCAAATTCTGGTCTTACGTTTGACATCCAGCTTGCAGCTGATGACTGCTTCTCCATGATCATTCTTGGCTCTGCAGGAGTAAACACCACCGTCAAAGTTTCCAGGTTTCCTGATCTCCAGAGAACAGATGCCCTGGACGCAGATCTGCCTGAACTTGGGGTCATCTCCGATAATCATCTGGTTCTTCATCCATTCAATCTTGGGCTTTTGGCAAACAAAATAGCACAATGCCACATCACAAAACCAGCAAACAATTGGCGTGTTTTTTCAAGACTTGAGCCAAATGGCAAGACACAACATGCTTTGATTGAAGAAGACACACAGTACACTCTTGGTATGGGACTTTTAATGACAACGATATGGTAAGAACCTCCCAGGGCTCCACACAGAATGTTAAACATCCAACCAAGCTTCCCCAATCCCCTGCTTCTCCTCTTCCCaagctcaaaaaataaattctgttgaCATTTCGCCCAGTTGGTGACCCAGCTGATTATTAGCCAAAAGAGAGGGTGAGAGGTTCAGGTGGCAAGCTAATGAAGGCAGGTGAATATCTTCCACATTGTCAAGTCAAAGCCTGTGTACTGTAAGCAATGATAGAGCAATGAAGGGAATGCTGACAAGAAGCCAATGTAAGTATCTGATAAAATAACATGCCTTAAGATCTTGTAAGACACTTTTGGACAGTGAATCCCATCTCCTCTCATTTGACACTGTCAATAAAAGTGTCAGAATTTCATATCGCAGGTAAACAACAGTCAACAGATGAGGCATTACTCTGATATCTGTGATAGTGGAAAAAtcatttaacaaattattttcccTATTGCTTCTGTGTGCCTGTTGCTAGTGGTGTAGAGTCAACAAATTTCCTTTgggccaaaaaataaataaataaataaacagaaaagtttttaaatgagcactacaatataaaatacataatctCAAAtggatttcagttttaaacctTTTGGGGTCTACAGTTACGGCAGCATCAACAAGTTACAAAATGCCTAAAGCACGATAGAAAACTTCACTTCAAAGAACAGATCTCACCCTTTCTTGGTTATTCTCAAGATAACTCCCTTCTTCCCATCCCAAAAGATCTTCATATCCTATTGgcattattttttaacttatcAACATAAAGAACTATAAGGGTACCTTGGGGAATCCCCTGACGGAGCATAGCAGCTTGGTGCTGTAGCCAACAGTGGTGGCTCTGTCGCTCAGAGACGTGGTGAACTTTGGTGCTTCACTGAAGTCATGTTCCTTATATTCAGGAGGCTTGTAGTCGATATCTGAAGAATCAAGAACAGTCTAGaatttactttgtgttgatgttgCCTAGCTCAAAAAATCTGCTCAGTATCTGAGTTAAGGAGCAatacaaggtaaaaaaaaatctatttgaatAACACCAAcagaatgatttatttaatagCATTTCTCAATTGTCTTCAAATAATTAATTCTTACCAGGAGAAAATTTGTTCCCTATTTTGAAGGACTGCACTTTTATACATTTGAAGTAACTTACATAAAAGTCAATAAATTTGTGAAATTAGGTCATTAACACAATATACTTAAGAACCAAATAACCAATAATTAGGGGTTAATATATCAACATCCAAGTCATTAAGAAGCTAGTAAAAAGATACATGTTTTGTATCCTACTAgacaaaaaaattgcattttatctCACCCTTTTCAACAGTTTATGAATTTATGACCCAAGATTAAGATTTTGAGACTGGTTAACAATTTGTGCACtggttaaaaaaatctaaaagacgATAAGGAAAAATAGCAAACTACAGCCAGAGTACCCTacggattttattttgttcagaaGTCTGGACATAGAAGGAGGAGTTAATACCACAACAATGGGAGAATAGAGCCGACTTTGCAGCCAATGTCTGGGCGACCCTGATTGGTATAAATCATAACTCCAACACATTGTGCCACTGAAGTGGGCTTTGTCCTCCTCcaacattatttacatttatagtAGGGTGGagcattttcaccttttttatgcaaaatatgaaaaatactgCTTTAGGTGCCATTTGTCAAAACTCCtgtacattaatattttattttggggaaaaacagTTAGGGGAGGTCCTAAGGTGACTTCAAGAAagtatttagaataaaaaatacaggTAATAATAGCAGAcgaaaaagataaaatgaagtAGAGGGTTgaaataagttattttcttaaatgatcTGAAACTGACACAAAAACCTAATTAATTTCCAGACAGTTGTGTCTCTTCACAAGTAGTAAAACAAATTTCCTACTAGTTTGGGATAGAGTATTTGCTGGTAAACTGTTAGTCTATGGTTTACTGATAATCATTGGAAAATTTGTTACAGtttgaaagaaataattcaGTACAGCTATCAGTGCTTGAAAACTTATTGAACAAAGACTTAAAAGTAACAGTGAAAAGGACTTACTACTAATGCTTATCACTAACTGGTTTCTGTGCTGCatccatttctgtttctgtactCCCTCTTAATATATTTCCTCATTTTACTGCTAttgttcagaaattatttatttcttcaatattttggtaataaaaaaatgacttgaacAAGAATCTCATTTGAGGTAGCAGAGACTTTTAAACTGAGCAAAGTGAGAGTGTTTGTGCAATCAACACGCTCGTACCAATTGGCTCCCTTTATTTATTAATGGAAGTAGCTAATATCAGCAGACAAACTGTTACCTGTCTTCAGGATCTTAGCCTCTTCCTTTGTAACAGCAGCTGACTCGCTCATTCCACACTTGTTCTCAGAAAATACTCTGAACTTGTAAGTGTTGCCCATGATGAGATCAGAGATGGTGGCATTCAGTCTGTGGTAATGCTCCAACACAGTGAACCaatcctggaaaacaaaacaaaataaataaaaaaaagacagtaaacTGTGCCAACTTCCAAACAAATACTGAAAGAAACAAGCTTCCAATACTGCCAATACTATTCACGTGTTTAAGACATATTAGTATAAATGTCGGTGCTCTCAGAAGGCTTTGAGGGTTTGTCATGGCATGATAAAGTTTTGGAAAGTTTTGGAAGTTTTACATCAGGGTTACGTTACTAAATTATATTCAAAGCTTTGAAAAGCTCATGGAGAAACTGGAGTTTACACAACTGCAAGTAAAATTCTGAACTGACACAATGAGCCAGAGGAACATTAATCAAAAAAGTGGCTAAGAGAAccatggaggagctgcagagatccactgCTAAGGTGGAAGAATTAGAAAGCTACTACTCGTCCAATCCACAAAGTTGTTGAAACAAAGCAATAAGAAGTatgcagtttgccacaagttATGTAGGGAACAACACAGACAGAAGAAAGTTGTTTACAACAGAGTGGTGTAGTAAATAACTGACATCACCCTGAATACAACTTCCacacaatgaaacatggtgatAGAACAGTTGTTTAGTGGAGATGCTTTTCGTTGCAGAGACAGGAAATCTAGTCAGAACTGATGGAAAGGTGTAAGGAGCTAACAACTTTGCAATCCTGAAATGGAATATGCCAGTGAAAAAAAGCTACGGAAATGTCCCAAAATATGTGCACCTGCACTTTAAACAAAAGTTGTGATTCTCAGAGGAACCtgattgcaaatgtttttggattcttatttgtaaatgatttaaaactttttgtagCCTATTAATGCAATTCATTAATGTTGAGAACTTACTCCAGTCTTTTTGTCAGCCTTCTGGATTGTATATCCTGTGATCTCAGTGTTTCCATTATCTCTGGGTGCAGTCCATTCCAGAGCAACATTGAAGCCCCAGGTGTCAACAATCTTCACACTGGCAGGAGGCCCTGGCAGCTCTGTGGGCCATGATTAACAAAACTCAACAACAGATTGTAGCATTTTAATTCTCACCTCTATGTGTGCTCGTTTTACTCACCAACAATCTGAAGGGTCAGTGAGGCCTTGTCTTCAAAGCCCTCCACTTTCACGCACATCTCATACACTCCGGAGTCATCTCTCTCGGCTGCACGGATGAACAGGATGCTGTCTCTTTCGGTGCTGCGGATGTTCACTCTCTTTGGGTCCAGTGCTGTGCCGCCCTTTGTCCAGGTCACCACAGGTTTAGGTTTACcctgaaaaaaagaatagattgagctttgattctttttattatgtttatattgTGTTGTGTTGCATGCACATATTGTGTGCTTACTGTGAAAGGGATGGTCAGGTTGATCTTTTCCCCAACAAGAGCGACGTATCTCTGCCTAAGGAAACGAGGCAAACGGACCTTGGGACGATCTAAGGAAACAGGAATGACaaataagtcaataaattatgtaaaaaagaTAACTTCATAcagaatttagttttgtcttagtCTTTAAAGAACAGGTTAATTCCAAGGATAAAATACTGCCTTCACTTACATCAGGGGTTGGACCAGAAAAATCAGAACATGAAACCAACTGGATCATGTACAAATGACAACAATGACAATTTAAGCTGTGCATAGTATTCCTTTGATGTAACTGAATTTATATCCATGGATGTGATATAAATTGGTATAAATATAAATTGGTTAATagacaaatatattttgtgaatgCATTTGGTTTTACTTTGCTGTGTGGCTAAAATCACTACAgatatttacatcaacttctTCTTGTTCTCATTAGACATGGAATGAGGCAAAATGTTATATTGTCAGAATAAACTGAGGatctttgtaaagaaaatgtgattgcAATATCTAAATCTGtacaatgaaatatattttacacaatgtagagaaattacttttttaaacacTTAGGTCTCACAATCCTTTATAATAATTTACTGAGATAATAGTTTGCATAGTcaaattcttttttaattatcaaGAAAGGTTAATGGCACAGCTTAAAATCATAGTAATGTGACCTTGACTTATGCCTGGATGAATGAGAGTGGGTCATGACTTGTTGCATAAACAGCTTTTcacttcatgtttgttttaatcaattcagttcatttctacACATTCAAGTATTTCTGAAagcataaaatgtaaacactgGAAATAGACTGTTATGACTAAATTAACTTCCAATAGAAGCGAACTGACACAGTTTGCATCAATCATATGGCTGATTTATTAATTCATTCCTTATTTGGtcatgcacaaaaataaatatgtccaACTCAAACAAAAAAGTATGAATCCTGGACAAGAGTTCTGAATTGCCATCTTCTTCAAATTCCATAAATGTTCATTAGTTTTTCTTGTATGTGTTCAATGTTTTACATCAATAGAAAAAATAGAATCTTTTTTAACAGGTTAGACAACAGACTCAAACATGATAAAATTACATTCTTAATGAATTGTAAAAGTTTAGCTCCTTCCTTTACCCTCTGTGTAAAGTCCTATCTTACTAAAAGTTGAAGGTATCTGATAAtctcttttatatatatatatatatatatatatatatatatatatatatatatatatatatataaaatgactGTCACGGGTGGTTAGTCATTATGACTTCTGATGTGATACAGAAGTTATACTGTTGGGGACTTGGAAGTATCTTGCTGGAGCTCACCACCTGCTGAGTGCAGCATAAGTACATTTGTCAGGACTCTAAATAAAGAAGGGATACTATAGCACTCACTATGTCAGCTCTACCCTTGAGATCAAATTTGCAGATGATAAGAAACTACTAGCTAAAGCTCAACAGCAGCCAACTTATAGACATGCAATcaattgtaaagaaaataatttggtaatgaaaataaaaaaatgtaatatttcagaaTTCTAGctataaagttaaaataaacttaacaGTTAGTGCCTTTTGACAGTATCTATAAGAATCAGGCTTAATGAGCTTTCCCCTGTAAAGTCTATAGTATGTTGCAAAATAAACAGTGAATTGCAAGAGCTGCTATGAGATTTGGGTGCCATCTGAGTAGTCAGAGTCACCACCCTGTTTCTTGGAGACAGGCCTTGCTGGAATTCACCACCCCCGCTTCTCTTCACAGCCCCCACCTGCTTTAGGTCCAATCACTTGACACCATCAATCTTGCAGAAATTAGCCTGACCCTTCCTCAGCATGAATCCTGGCAAAGATCCTTATGCACTACAGACTCTCAGTAAAAACTATTTGCTACCAGCAGGTATATCGCAGATATTTTCCAAAGATGTGCAGCAATTCTGCCAGAAACCATTAACAAATTTGTTGCTAATTGTGGACCATCTGGTATGATGAACACTGTCTGCTGCCAGCTGAGTCGAGATCATGTTGCCATTCCACCCACTTTGCCTCTACTTCTTCAAGcataaaaacaatcagagcGATATTGAAAGATGCACAGCTAATATTCTCCAAATCCTCATAGTCCAACCGTCATCTTACCTAAAACTGCCACagattcaaatcaaatcaaattttatttgtacagcacatttcagcagcaaggccttttcaaagtgcttcactgatgtaaagcactttaaaaagtCCCAACTAccaccaattggtaccgggccgcgcaagaaataattaaatatggccgttctatgtattgagtctgaaggaacttttattttgaaaatcctaaaccggatggtGTCAGTTACGTCTTGCGCACCAACATGCAGCTGAATGCGTAAGAAACAACTGCATGCATCACAACGTgccccccccggtccgcagaaAATTTACGAAGGGTTGACTGGTCCTCTGTACTAaagttggggaccactgctttacatcatatcaacaatcaaaacacaacattaagtcaagttccgtcaataaatttgtaataaattatgtttcaaatacaattctaggtgggtttttagtcgagatttaaaggaagtcagtgatTCAGCTGTtctacagttttctggaagtttgttccaaatttgaggtgcatagatgctgaatgcggcttctcctcgtttggttttGGTTCCGGGTATCAATCTTCCAGACCTCTTAGGTCTGGAACGTTaatacaacaacagcaggtctttaatgtattgtggtactaagccgttcagtgatttagaaACTAACAGCagaattttaaagtctattctttgagctacagggagccagtgtaaggactttaaaactgtgctgtatcttcctggttttagtgagaacacaagcagcagcactctggatcagctgcagctgtttgattgatttgttggacagacctgtgaagacgctgttacaataatcaatacgactgaagatattcattcattcattcattcattcattcattcattcattcattcattccatCAGCCCCCACTTCCAGTAGTCATTAGGTTAAAGATGGAGCCAACCCATTACAAGTCAACAGAGATACTGGCAGGACTTTGGAACCCATCCTACTAAATTagtaaacatgaaatatttaggcCAAACCCATATTTAATGTGTTCCAAAATGGTTGCACCTGCGAAAAAGCCTTAACATAAtacacattttgtgttttctcttctgtAATAATGGTTTCTTTACATCTTTGTATTATGTATTTGTGCAGTGGTTTGCCTTGTTGTCCTTACTCCTGCGTTGACATGTTTTACTGATGCAGCTTAAACTTTAAGTAAGGATagcatgtaaataaaattttgacaaaaatttttatcaaaatgtttttgcttttagtcCTCTGCcaccagaaaacaaagaaaacgcTTTTCTTACCTGCAACTTCCTTCACCAGTACGGGCTCTGGCAGGGTGACGGGGGGGCTGCGGCCTCCTTCATTCACAGCCACCACACGGATCTTCAGGCGGTCACCGGTGGTCTGGTTCTTGATGACGTAGCGACTGGACTTCTGCAGATCCTGATTGACTGCTTTCCAGTCTTCAGCTGGATGGAAAATTGACATATAATGAAGTTTATTGAATGCTATATGAATGCAGGAGCTATTTCAtagaaattacattaaaatatgggTCTCTTTCTGGaccccaaaaaaacatatttgcgctaattgaattttttt comes from the Gambusia affinis linkage group LG07, SWU_Gaff_1.0, whole genome shotgun sequence genome and includes:
- the mybphb gene encoding myosin binding protein Hb; this encodes MPSKPAPIKKAAKKEPEEKAPEPAPEPAPEPAPVEETPAEVAPAEGEAPAEGEAPAEAPAPEPKPPTPPPPPKEPTSAPVDLFVEDKNDNSVTIIWSQPETIGDSGLDGYVIEVCKDGTEDWKAVNQDLQKSSRYVIKNQTTGDRLKIRVVAVNEGGRSPPVTLPEPVLVKEVADRPKVRLPRFLRQRYVALVGEKINLTIPFTGKPKPVVTWTKGGTALDPKRVNIRSTERDSILFIRAAERDDSGVYEMCVKVEGFEDKASLTLQIVELPGPPASVKIVDTWGFNVALEWTAPRDNGNTEITGYTIQKADKKTGDWFTVLEHYHRLNATISDLIMGNTYKFRVFSENKCGMSESAAVTKEEAKILKTDIDYKPPEYKEHDFSEAPKFTTSLSDRATTVGYSTKLLCSVRGFPKPKIEWMKNQMIIGDDPKFRQICVQGICSLEIRKPGNFDGGVYSCRAKNDHGEAVISCKLDVKQPAIPDGDKK